The window GGCCAGGTTGGCGGGCGCGGCGTTGACCCGTCGGTTGCCCCTGCAGTAGGAGCCTCCGCAGCGAGCTGATTCGACAGATGGAGTGCCCCCGCTGCCACTACGCGAATGCCGGCGGCGCCCGCTTCTGTGGCGAGTGTGGCGCAAGCCTGACCCGCGACGTGACGTGCTCCAGCTGCGGCCACGCGAATCCGGCTGGTCAGACGTTCTGCAACGGATGCGGCGGTCGTCTGGACGAGTCCGCACGTTCGGCAGCGCGTGATCGGCGGGCCTACACCCCGAAGCACCTGGCCGAGAAGATCCTCACCTCGCGCACCGCCCTCGAAGGCGAACGCAAGCAGGTGACGCTCGATGGAGCTGGCCGAGCAGGTCGACCCCGAGGAGTGGCACCGGATCCTGGATCGCTTCTTCACGATCCTCGCCGACGGCGTGCACCGCTTCGAGGGCACGGTGAACCAGTACACCGGCGACGGGATCATGGCCCTGTTCGGGGCGCCGATCGCGCACGAGGACCACCCCCGGCGGGCCTGCTACGCGGCGCTGCACCTGGCCGACGAGCTTCGCCGCCATGCCACCGAGCTGCGCCTCCGCCAGGCACTCAGCTTCTCGGTCCGCATGGGCCTCAACTCCGGCGAGGTCGTGGTGGGAAAGATCGGCGACGATCTCCGGATGGACTACACCGCGCTCGGCCAC is drawn from Deltaproteobacteria bacterium and contains these coding sequences:
- a CDS encoding adenylate/guanylate cyclase domain-containing protein → MELAEQVDPEEWHRILDRFFTILADGVHRFEGTVNQYTGDGIMALFGAPIAHEDHPRRACYAALHLADELRRHATELRLRQALSFSVRMGLNSGEVVVGKIGDDLRMDYTALGHTVGLAARMEQLAEPGKVFLTDYTARLVAGFFTLRDLGESAVKGVAAPLRVYELEGVGALRTRLDV